AGATATACATATGCCTACATTTTCTGGCTTTGATTTTATGGAAACCTTAAAATCTCCGCCAAAAATAATTTTAACTACTTCTGATAAAGACTTTGCTTTACAGGCATTTGAATATGAATGTGTTGTTGATTATCTTGTAAAGCCAATTGCAAAAGAAAGGTTTGATAAATCGTTACTTAAATTAGCTGGTTTAAAACAAGCTAAAAACGCTATTGAAATAGCAAATACATTAAATGATAATTCTGATTTTATTTACGTAAGTGTAGATAGAAGACTTGTTAAAATTAATATTACTGATATTTATTTTGTAGAAGCAAAAGGTGATTATATTAGTATAAAAACAGAAAATAAAAATTATCTAGTACACTCTACACTTAAGAAAATTGAAGATAAATTACCAACTTCTTTATTTCTTAGAATTCATAGGTCTTTTATAATAAATGTTTCTGAGATTGTAGATATCGAAGATAATAGCGTTCTTATTCAAAAAAGTGTTATACCTATTAGTAGGTCTAATAAAAGTGAATTAATGAGAAGGTTAAATTTACTTTAATAGTGTTTATTTTATCTTAATTGCTTTTTTATTAAGCGAATTTATATTTCTATTAACTTTTTAATTTAATTAAGTTGTTTGTATCAAAGAGATTGCAAACAATGTAATGGAATTTCAATTCCTTTTTTAAACATATTATTTTAAGTAGAGATTAAGCTGCTTATATTCTCTGCAATAACCTAATTGGCATTCGTCAACAAAAAAAGTTTTTCGTAATATTTTGTAGACAACCTATTTTTATTTTGTAAATAAATTTTATGTAAAAACAATAATTAATAAGAGGGAATACAAATTAAAAGCTATTCCTTTATAGATATAGTTTTATGTTAGTGGTTATATTTTTAAAGCTGTAATTAATTTTTAACTAGATATTTACAGATGGGCTTGAATAGTTTCATCATTTTATAGTTTAAAAAAAAATCTGAAGTATTGGCTACATAATCTCGGTTAACTAAAAAATATTGTTATTAAAACCCTAAAAAGAAAAAACCCTATAAACATTGGGTTTACAGGGTTTTTAAGTGGTACCTCCAGGAATCGAACCAGGGACACAAGGATTTTCAGTCCTTTGCTCTACCAACTGAGCTAAGGTACCGTGCCTTAGCGGCTGCAAATATAACACCTTTTTTGAGTTCTCCAAATAAAAAATAAAAAAAAATGCATTTTTTTTTAAAAAATATTTAAATTTGAATAATGAATATAGCTATTGATATAGGTAATACAAGAGTTAAGTCTGCTGTTTTTGAAGAAGATAAGCTCGTAGAATTGTATGTTTTTGATAAAGAAAATATAATTTCAGAAATTAAAAAAATTTTAGAAAAAAATATAATTTCTAAAGGAGTTATTTCAAATGTGGCATCTGTATCAGATAAAATGATGGAAGAGTTGAAAGCAATAGTAAATCTTCAAGTGGTTTCAGCTTCATCTAAAGTTCCTTTTATTAATTTATATAAAACTCCAAAAACCTTAGGGGTAGACAGAATTGCATTAGTTGCAGGTGCTGTATTTGAATACCCACAAAAAAACGTATTAATAATTGATGCTGGTACTTGTATTACTTTTGATTTTGTAAATAAAAAATCAGAGTATTTAGGAGGTGCCATATCTCCAGGAATAAAAATGAGATTTGCTGCCTTAAACCATTTTACTGCAAATTTACCTTTATTAGAAAAAGAAGAAGTTGTTAGTTTTATAGGAGGTAATACAAATGAGAGTATGAATTCTGGTGTTGTAAATGGTGTAATTCAAGAAATAGAAGGTGTAATTAATCAATATAAAAAGAAATATATAGATTTAACAGTGGTTTTAACAGGAGGAGACACAAATTTCTTGTCAAAGCAATTAAAAAGTAGCATATTTGCCAATCAAAATTTTGTCCTTCAAGGATTAAATAGAATATTGATATTTAATATAGACAAATGATTAGAAACATCTTATTAGTTTTTCTACTAATAGCTTCTTTAGCTACAACTGCTCAAAGAACAAATTCATCACCTTATTCTTTTTTTGGTATTGGAGATGAATTTAACCCGGTTACTGTAGAGCAAAGTGCAATGGGAGGTATTGGTGTTGCATATAGCCACTATAAATATTTAAACTTTACAAACCCTGCTGCTTATGCTAGCTTAAGGTATACAACGTATTCTTTTGGGCTGTTAAATAATAAGTTAACGATAGATAACGAAGGTGAGAAACAGATTTCTAACTCTACCAGTTTAAGTTATTTTACGTTAGCATTTCCTATAGGAACTAAAGCGGGTATGGGTTTTGGTATACAACCTGTATCGTCTGTTGGTTACTCGTTGTCTGATTTTGATGAGGATGCTTCAGAACTAACTCTTTTTTCTGGAGACGGAGGTGTTAGTAGAGTTTATGGTAGTTTTGGTATAAAAGTATATAAAGAACTATCTATAGGTATTGAAGCTGATTATAAATTTGGGACTATTGATAACAGTATTACTTCTCAGAGAGCAGATGTTTCTTTAGCAACAAAATATAAAGAGGCTACTATAGTTAGAGGAGGTTCTGTAACACTTGGAGCTCAGTATAAAAAAGCACTTAAAGACAACCTTATTTTAAGTGGTGGAGCCACTTTTAAAATGGGAAATGATTTAGATGTAACTGGAGATGATTATCTTTATTCTCTTAGTTTTACTGGTACAGGTGCAGAATTTGGAAGAGATACAATTTCTCAATCTTCAATTAATGGAAAATATAAATTGCCTTTAAAAACAATTTTAGGAGCAGGTTTAGGGAAAATAGATAAATGGTATGTAGGTTTAGAATATGCAAATCAGGATGCAATACAAACTTCTGGTTTTCTAAACAATTCATCTAATAACGCATATAAATACGGTAAATCAAATAGAATTTCTTTAGGTGGGTATTATTTGCCTAAAATTAATTCAATATCTAGTTATTGGCAAAGGGTTACTTATAGAGCCGGTGTTCGTTTAGAAAAGACGGGATTATTAGTAGATGGAGCTGCTCCATATAACAATTTTTCTTCTGTAGACGACTTTGGCATATCTTTTGGTTTAGGTTTACCAATGAAACAATTATCCTCAGTAAATATGGGGTTTGAATTTGGTAAAAGAGGTAAAACTTCTAATAATTTAATTAAAGAAAATTATTTTAATTTTAGATTAAGTTTATCTTTGACAGATACAAATTGGTTCCAAAAAAGAAAGATAGATTAATAAAAAAACTAACAAAATGAAGAAAATTACGTTTTTACTAGCTGCAATGTTATTATTAGCCTCAGCAAAAACAAATGCGCAAGATGATGCAAAAAGAGAATGTACCATTAAATATAATCTTTTTAAAGGAGATTATCAATCCAAAAAATATGAAGAAGCATATAAAAATTGGATTTTTTTAATGGACAATTGTAAAGATTTATCTGTAAATATTTATAAATTAGGTTCTACACTAGCAGAAGATGTTAGAAAAGACCCTGTTTTAGCAAAAAGAGTTTACGAACAAAGATTACAATACTTCCCAAAATCTAATCCTGCAAAATTACATAGTGATTATGCTACTTATTTGTTAGATAATAAATTAGCTTCTGATGATGAGGTGTTTTCAATTTTAGAAAAAGGATATAATATAGATCCAACTAAAATGGGTGTAAAAAACTTGTATATTTATTTTCAGGGAGTTACAGATAGAAATAAGGATACTAATCCTCAAAAAGTTTTTGATACTTATGATGATGTTTTAGAATCTGTAAGCTCTAAATTAGAAGGCTATGCAGCTAAACTTAAAGAACTTTCTAAAGATTCTGTAGCTAATAAAAAATTGATACATGCATATTCTACAAACTCTAGAGCTTTAGGTACTGTAGAAGGAGGTTTAGATAATATTATATCTGAAATAGCAACTTGTGAAAGATTAATACCAATTTACAAAAGAGATTTTGAAGAAAATAAAAACAATGCAATTTGGTTAAAAAGATCAGTTTCTAGAATGTTTAATAAAGACTGTCAAGAAGATCCTTTATACCAAAAATTAGTAAGAGCTTATGCAGAGGCTTCTCCTTCACCAGAAGCATATTCTTTCTTAGCTAGTGTTTTAGAAGATAATGGAGATACTGCAGGAGCAAATTCAATGAGACAAAAATCTTTTGATTTAGAAACAGACCCGTTAAAGAAAGCAAAATATAAATTAAAATTTGCTCACGCAGCTAAAGTTAGAGGCCAGTTTAGTAAGGCAAGAAGTTTAGCAAGAGAGGCATTAAGTTATAACCCTAACTTTGGTAAAGCTTATTTATTTATTGGAAGTTTATATGCATCTAGTGTAAATAATTGTGGAGAAAACGAGTTCGAAAAGAGAATGGTATATGTTGCAGCTTTAAGACAAGCACAAAGAGCAGCAGCTGTAGATCCAAGTATTTCTTCGGCAGCAGGAAAATATATTAGAAGTTATAGAGGAAATGTACCAAGTAAAAAAGTTGTTTTTACTGCAGGTGTAAATCCTGGTAGTAGTTATACTATAAAATGTTGGATAGGAGAAACAGTAAGTGTTCCTAATTAATATTTTGTGAATAACTATAAAAAAATATTACATAAAAGCATTGCTGTACTTTCTGTTACAGTAATGCTTTTTTCTTGCTCTAACAATACAAAAGAAGTTAGAGATTTTTTGGCTTCAAAAAATTTGCCAATAGCGGTTGCTAAAGATGCTTTTCATGTATACAAAGATTCAGGTAGAATAACATCAAAATTATTTGCACCTGTTATGTATGATTTTAGTAATAGAAAACAACAACCTTATAATGAGTTTCCTAAAGGAATTAAAATTATAAATTTTGATGGAAAAGATTCTGTCACCATTACAGGTAATTATGCATTGTCTTATTCTAATACGCTAATTTCTGAAATTAAAGGAAATGTAATTGTAGTTAATCCTAAAGAAAACTCTAAGTTAGAAACAGAACAATTATTTTGGGATCAAAATACCAAATATTTTTTCTCAGAAAAACCATTTACTTTAACAACTTTAAAGGATACTATTTATGGTATTGGTTTTGAGTGTAAAGAAGACTTAAGCAAGCATTTAGCAAAGAAAACAACAGGAAAGTTACTAACATCAGAAGAATAATAATATGAATACAGTTTGGAAATTTTTTCAGTATGGCTATTTGGTAGTCGCTTTAATCTGTTTAGTAGAAGGTATTGTTAGGTGGAGTGAAGAGAGAGAAAAGGCCTATATGTTTCTTGGAGCTTCTATTTTTATTACCTTAGTGTTTTTCTTTAAAAGACATTTTAGAAAAAAAGTTGAAAAACGTAACAATCAAAATCAATAGATTATAAATTTCTTAATGGAAATTGAAGTCATAATTATTCTAATCTCAATTATCCTTTCCGCATTTTTTTCGGGAATGGAAATTGCATTTGTTTCGGCAAATAAACTTCATATAGAATTAGAGAAGAAAAGAGAGGGTTTTATTCCTAATATTCTTAATAAAATCACCCAGAAATCATCAAAATTTATTACCACAATGTTAGTTGGTAACAACATAGCTTTGGTAATTTATAGTTATTATATGGGGCGTTTTTTACTTAGGTTGCTGCCAATAAATACGTTTAATGATTTTTCTATTCTTCTTTTACAAACCATTGTTTCTACCATAGTAATTTTAATTACTGCAGAATTTTTGCCAAAAGCTATTTTTAGAATTTATGCAAATGAGGTTTTAAAATTGTTTGCGGTACCCGCGTATGTTTTTTATGTTTTGTTTCATTTCTTTTCTGAATTTATCACGCATATCTCAGATTTTTTTCTGCGTGTTTTTTTTAAAACAAATGCAGAAGAACAGCAAACGGAGTTTAGTAAAGAAGAATTAGGTTATTATATTACAGAACAATTAGAAACAGGTAATATTGATGATGAAGTAGATTCTGAAATTCAAATATTTCAAAATGCACTAGATTTTCATAATGTAAAGGCTAGAGAAGTAATGGTGCCTAGAACCGAAATTGTAGCTGTAGAACTTCATGAAAAAGTAACCAACCTAAAAAATATATTTATAGACTCTGGTTTGTCTAAAATACTGGTTTATAAATCTTCTTTAGACGATGTAATTGGTTATATAAATGCATTCGAATTATTTAAGAAACCTAAAACTATAAAATCTATTTTATTACCAGTAGAGATTGTACCAGAATCTATGATGATAAATCATATTTTAAATAGTTTAATGAAAAAACGTAAAAGCGTTGCTGTTGTTGTTGATGAATATGGTGGTACTTCTGGGATGATTACTGTAGAAGATATTGTAGAAGAATTATTTGGAGAAATAGAAGATGAACACGATAATCAAGAGTTTTTAGAAAAGAAAATATCTGAAACAGAGTTTAATTTTTCTGCAAGATTAGAAGTAGATTATTTAAATGAAGAGTATAATTTAAACATACCAAAGGCAGAAGCATACGAAACTTTAGGAGGTTTTATTATAGAACATACAGAAAATATTCCGGAAGAAAATGAAGTGGTTGATATTGAGGATTTTGAAATTAAAATCTTAAAAATGAGTAGTGCAAAAATAGAAGAAGTCCGTCTAAAAATAGTGGATGAAGATGCTTAAAAACATCTAAATTATTTATAACTACCTAGCAGCCTATATACTTGCTACTAATAAGTATAAAATCGGTTGCAATATTAAAAGCCAAATCGTATATTCGCCAACTGAAATAAAATAAATTACTTATGGCAATTTTATCAAAAATTAGAGAACGTTCAATGTTCTTAATCATTATAATTGGTTTAGCA
The nucleotide sequence above comes from Polaribacter butkevichii. Encoded proteins:
- a CDS encoding LytR/AlgR family response regulator transcription factor; this translates as MICIVIDDDSTARLIIKQLCSTSKEVSVIEEFSSAIEAIKYLNSNDVDLIFLDIHMPTFSGFDFMETLKSPPKIILTTSDKDFALQAFEYECVVDYLVKPIAKERFDKSLLKLAGLKQAKNAIEIANTLNDNSDFIYVSVDRRLVKINITDIYFVEAKGDYISIKTENKNYLVHSTLKKIEDKLPTSLFLRIHRSFIINVSEIVDIEDNSVLIQKSVIPISRSNKSELMRRLNLL
- a CDS encoding type III pantothenate kinase produces the protein MNIAIDIGNTRVKSAVFEEDKLVELYVFDKENIISEIKKILEKNIISKGVISNVASVSDKMMEELKAIVNLQVVSASSKVPFINLYKTPKTLGVDRIALVAGAVFEYPQKNVLIIDAGTCITFDFVNKKSEYLGGAISPGIKMRFAALNHFTANLPLLEKEEVVSFIGGNTNESMNSGVVNGVIQEIEGVINQYKKKYIDLTVVLTGGDTNFLSKQLKSSIFANQNFVLQGLNRILIFNIDK
- a CDS encoding hemolysin family protein, producing the protein MEIEVIIILISIILSAFFSGMEIAFVSANKLHIELEKKREGFIPNILNKITQKSSKFITTMLVGNNIALVIYSYYMGRFLLRLLPINTFNDFSILLLQTIVSTIVILITAEFLPKAIFRIYANEVLKLFAVPAYVFYVLFHFFSEFITHISDFFLRVFFKTNAEEQQTEFSKEELGYYITEQLETGNIDDEVDSEIQIFQNALDFHNVKAREVMVPRTEIVAVELHEKVTNLKNIFIDSGLSKILVYKSSLDDVIGYINAFELFKKPKTIKSILLPVEIVPESMMINHILNSLMKKRKSVAVVVDEYGGTSGMITVEDIVEELFGEIEDEHDNQEFLEKKISETEFNFSARLEVDYLNEEYNLNIPKAEAYETLGGFIIEHTENIPEENEVVDIEDFEIKILKMSSAKIEEVRLKIVDEDA
- a CDS encoding tetratricopeptide repeat protein produces the protein MKKITFLLAAMLLLASAKTNAQDDAKRECTIKYNLFKGDYQSKKYEEAYKNWIFLMDNCKDLSVNIYKLGSTLAEDVRKDPVLAKRVYEQRLQYFPKSNPAKLHSDYATYLLDNKLASDDEVFSILEKGYNIDPTKMGVKNLYIYFQGVTDRNKDTNPQKVFDTYDDVLESVSSKLEGYAAKLKELSKDSVANKKLIHAYSTNSRALGTVEGGLDNIISEIATCERLIPIYKRDFEENKNNAIWLKRSVSRMFNKDCQEDPLYQKLVRAYAEASPSPEAYSFLASVLEDNGDTAGANSMRQKSFDLETDPLKKAKYKLKFAHAAKVRGQFSKARSLAREALSYNPNFGKAYLFIGSLYASSVNNCGENEFEKRMVYVAALRQAQRAAAVDPSISSAAGKYIRSYRGNVPSKKVVFTAGVNPGSSYTIKCWIGETVSVPN
- the lptC gene encoding LPS export ABC transporter periplasmic protein LptC, which translates into the protein MNNYKKILHKSIAVLSVTVMLFSCSNNTKEVRDFLASKNLPIAVAKDAFHVYKDSGRITSKLFAPVMYDFSNRKQQPYNEFPKGIKIINFDGKDSVTITGNYALSYSNTLISEIKGNVIVVNPKENSKLETEQLFWDQNTKYFFSEKPFTLTTLKDTIYGIGFECKEDLSKHLAKKTTGKLLTSEE